The Deltaproteobacteria bacterium genome window below encodes:
- a CDS encoding alpha/beta fold hydrolase, producing the protein MKVKKVSWKSDGLNIKGEVYIPAGPTGPFPGLIVCHGIPAKVKEPDDRGYPLLAERFCQEGFAVLIFNFRGAGLSEGNFDLLGWTRDLEGALDYFIHRPEVDPTRIFLVGFSGGGAVSIYVAAQRKEVAALVSCASPAEFRDLITGKSLVDFLSHCRDVGIIRDANFPLSLKDWKDGFRTVKPLKWIGRIPPRPLLIIHGTEDDVVNINHARKLYDKVRGEADLFLIEGAGHRLRVEERAMQKAMEWLRKIAFSNQQKNFINGFAYR; encoded by the coding sequence ATGAAAGTCAAAAAAGTTTCTTGGAAGAGCGACGGGTTGAATATCAAAGGGGAAGTATATATCCCTGCCGGGCCAACCGGCCCCTTTCCGGGCCTGATCGTCTGCCATGGGATCCCGGCCAAAGTTAAAGAACCGGATGACCGGGGGTACCCTTTATTGGCCGAACGCTTCTGCCAGGAAGGTTTTGCAGTCCTGATCTTCAATTTCCGCGGAGCCGGGTTGAGCGAAGGAAATTTTGACCTTTTGGGATGGACCCGGGATTTGGAAGGAGCTTTAGATTATTTTATCCATCGCCCGGAAGTAGACCCAACGCGGATCTTCCTCGTGGGCTTCAGTGGAGGAGGAGCTGTATCCATCTACGTGGCTGCTCAACGAAAAGAAGTTGCGGCCCTGGTCTCATGCGCTTCTCCGGCTGAGTTCCGGGACCTGATCACGGGCAAAAGCCTGGTAGACTTTTTGAGCCATTGCCGGGATGTGGGGATCATCAGAGATGCCAATTTCCCACTTTCGCTTAAAGACTGGAAGGATGGGTTTCGGACCGTGAAGCCTTTAAAATGGATTGGTCGGATTCCTCCCCGGCCATTGCTCATTATTCACGGCACGGAAGATGACGTTGTCAACATAAATCATGCCAGAAAACTTTATGACAAGGTTCGGGGAGAAGCAGACCTTTTTCTCATCGAGGGGGCCGGTCATCGGTTGCGCGTGGAGGAACGAGCCATGCAAAAAGCCATGGAATGGCT
- a CDS encoding acetyl-CoA acetyltransferase, with product MSIKDRVAIIGVGATKFGENFEMTYQDMALEAVYEAYADAGLETKDMDAAWLGTLSPGLTGLEGDAGASLAEPLNFYPRPVTRVSAYCCSGMEAVRNAAFGVASGEYKMVLAVGVEKMREVPPRGSLVARHIHETHPVISKGRTAPGIFAPIATRYFHQYGYNKETLAKVAVKNHYNGSLNPKAHFRSPITEDTVLKAPMVVDPLGLFDCCPTTDGAAAAILTTPEIAKDLKKDYILIKGMGLAVTYGYFSMAFQEDNDFLGFKSTREAAATAYRQAGIKDPRKEIHVAEVHDCFTITELVNYEDLGFCGRGEGGKIIGEGVTALNGDLPVNTSGGLKSCGHPVGATGVRMVADVVNQMRGRSGKRQVKKADFGLTHTLGGPGSIACVFVLGRP from the coding sequence ATGAGTATTAAAGACCGTGTTGCCATCATCGGCGTAGGGGCAACAAAATTCGGCGAAAATTTTGAAATGACTTATCAAGATATGGCCTTAGAAGCGGTATATGAAGCATATGCCGATGCCGGTTTGGAAACGAAAGATATGGATGCCGCCTGGCTGGGGACTCTTTCTCCCGGGCTCACCGGTCTTGAAGGAGACGCCGGCGCTTCGCTGGCCGAACCCCTGAACTTTTATCCCCGCCCCGTGACCCGCGTCTCCGCTTACTGCTGCTCGGGGATGGAGGCGGTGCGGAATGCCGCCTTTGGGGTGGCCTCGGGGGAATACAAAATGGTCCTGGCTGTGGGCGTGGAAAAGATGCGCGAGGTTCCGCCGCGGGGTAGTTTGGTCGCCCGGCATATCCACGAGACCCACCCGGTCATCTCTAAGGGGAGAACAGCCCCGGGGATTTTTGCCCCCATCGCCACCCGATATTTTCACCAATATGGGTACAACAAAGAGACTCTGGCCAAAGTGGCCGTAAAGAATCATTACAACGGATCGTTGAATCCCAAGGCTCATTTCCGTTCTCCCATCACCGAAGATACGGTCTTAAAAGCCCCCATGGTGGTGGACCCTCTTGGCCTCTTTGACTGCTGCCCCACAACAGACGGGGCGGCCGCGGCTATCTTGACCACCCCGGAAATTGCTAAAGATCTGAAAAAAGATTACATCCTGATCAAAGGAATGGGCCTGGCCGTGACCTACGGGTACTTCAGCATGGCCTTCCAAGAAGACAATGATTTTCTGGGTTTCAAGTCCACGCGGGAGGCTGCGGCCACGGCCTATCGTCAAGCCGGTATTAAAGATCCCCGTAAAGAAATCCACGTCGCCGAGGTGCATGACTGTTTTACCATCACGGAGTTAGTGAATTATGAAGACTTAGGATTTTGTGGCCGCGGCGAAGGAGGAAAGATCATTGGGGAAGGGGTAACGGCATTGAATGGGGATCTTCCGGTTAACACCAGCGGAGGGCTGAAATCTTGCGGCCACCCAGTAGGGGCAACGGGTGTGCGCATGGTGGCGGACGTGGTCAACCAGATGCGGGGCCGTAGCGGAAAGCGCCAGGTGAAAAAAGCCGACTTTGGCCTCACCCATACCTTGGGAGGCCCAGGGTCGATCGCCTGCGTCTTTGTCCTGGGCCGACCATAA